The following DNA comes from Pomacea canaliculata isolate SZHN2017 linkage group LG10, ASM307304v1, whole genome shotgun sequence.
AAACGCAGGTGTGCAAACATCAACTTTTTCccttacataaaataaatgaataattctTAAAACTGATAGACCACAGGTATGAGACAAAATGGTAGCTGCCCTCACACCTTTTGAATTTTGGTTATTTTGAGAGCCTTTACTTTTACAGCTTTACTTGATGCAGGAAatttgaaatgaactgcaattATTTTAACCAATGCTACTTTTAAACCTTCCAATTATTTTTCTACATACTTTATACTGATGCACTCATGGATCCGACAGAAGGTCTCAAATATGAGCAGACGTGCATTCTCGATGAAGTCTTCCAGGCAAGCCACCAAAAAGAAATCATTCATCAGCACAGTCTCACACTCTCTCAATTTCTGTTGTGCCCCATCAAAATCAAAGTTGACATACAAGCACATAACAAATTCTGTGATGGGATCTTTGTAGGTGTAGGATTCctgaaatgaaaacaatcttCTACATGtaagttataattatttttttcaaattcaaaatCAAATCTAGACAATATATCTCATCAAAGTTCCAAAAAGGTTTCAAAgtgaaactttaaaattttatcctgttattttagtttgaaactaaatgaaataaaacactaaaacacCAGACATACCATTCTTAAAATATGCTGgcaaagagaagaaagttttACAGTCTGCATATTGTGCAGCATACCTGCTGGATAACTTTCACCAGATCTTTAAGAACTTTCTGACGTCGACCTTTGTTTGTGATGACAGCTGTAGTCAGGTAACGGAGAATATGGGGACACATTGTCTGAATGGCATTCAGATAGctggcaaaacaaacacaaccctCAAAGTTGTAGCATTTTGTAGTTTAGATGGTATGATGGTACATCACAATAAACAGAAAGCAACCACAAATCATAGGTAGACTAGTCCCACAGTTTATGGGTTTTTATAATCATTACAGGAAGTTATCAAAATTACAGGAATTAAGGCTAAAGCTAAAACACTGCGTTTGTGTGACTAAACACAATGAATCAATATTATAGATTTTTTCACTGGAATTACATGCTGTTCAGGAGTTATTACAGGTTGGTCATTGAGGGTAATCAGATATATTTCACTAATATAATACCACAAGTCATTTAGCAAAAAACTTACTTTGGCTGATACAAAAACAGATCAATGATGAGATCCCTTCCTTTTGGGTGGTTGAAGAAGACAAACAGACTCCAGTGAATAAGCCATGTACGCTGCTGCAATGCCTCAAGTGCATTAACCTGTAAAACACATTCATCATAGGAAATCGAGTTTTGATGTGGAAAGGCAAGTACACACGTGAAGAAAAATAGGGAAGGCAAGAAGGATTATATCACATCTCTTCAATTACCCCAGTGGCAAAAATAGCACAATTTACAAACCAAAAGACGACTAACAAAAATCTAAAATTGGACTGACTGAAAACAAGAGTTTGGTTACTACACAactctttcaaacatttttgagaaGAAAGGTAAGTATGACACTAGTCAATAGTTCTTGAGATATATTTTACAATGCACAAGGTTAGCTTTTCTCATATGGAACAAACTTtacagcaaacaaagaaaaaaaaaacaaaacaaaacaaaaaaaactctttaaattTGTCATTTCATGTCAAGGATTTTGAGTAATTTGTTGATTTATAACAGAATGTTATGTGTGTAGTGAGTTCAACTTACACCACTGTTATCAATGAGGTCCTTCACTCTGTTCAGATCCTCTAATGCCACCTCCCAGCTCTGCATCAGAATCTCAGATGCAAGTTTGCCCCAGCAAGCATTCATGAAGTTTTTATCACTGGGtggaagctaaaaaaaaaccaatcaagAATAagctgaaattttatttttctgaattgGGTAAACTAAATTTTACGCTATGTACATTAAGCTCACCTCTACATCCACAAATGCTTGCTTACAAATCCAGTTATTATagttattttaaagcaaaaagaaaaaaaacaggaggGGGGGAGGGAGTAGATACACAGAGTTGCAAATGCATTTTGTGTGACAATATGCACAAGATAACTTACCAAGACTCGCACAAAGTACAGATATTCAGCAGTTCCTGAGTAGTTTCCACATTCATACTGAAACTTGGCATAATTGTACAAAGTATCCACCATCTCCTGCTTGAACTGCAAATGATAAGCAAAGATTCCTGACGTAAGCAGTCTATCAAAAGAACATGGAATCTGTTCACAAATGAGTGTTTCTTGTGGCATACCTGAAATATATATGTCACCTGCAAGAACCTGTTGCCCTTTGCATCTGAACCAGTCAGCAATTAGCACCATACACTTTTTACACTTTCACCACCTATGTAATGACCTCTCTTTCTAGCCACTGATTTCTTCGTGAAATATCTCAAACAAGGAAATTAAGATAAGGATTACTacgttttgttattttattaatgtacaAAATATTCATGGTCTAAATAAGCAGCCACACAAATACAGGCTAAGTTTTCACATAAGCACCATGACGCATTCGGGAAACTTCAGATCACGAtttcatgaaatgttttcacGCATAAAATGTCcttttcttccaaataattAAAGGAAACTAATACTTACATGATACTCTTTGTAGAGAAAATCAAACAACTGTCTGCCATCCCTGGAAAATATCAGGTGCACCAACTATAAAAGAAGTGAGCTATGGAACAAAGTTGATAATTGACACTTGTGGCTTACGATTCAgaacaacagtaaacaagagAACTTTAAACGTTTCTATCCTACCTAAGTGATGTTCTTTACAGCTGTAAAACCAAATGACCTTATTCCCATAACCCATTCATATCCTTCGCTCTTCTTCCTGGTAAAAGGTCATGgtatcaaaaaaaaacaagctgaAAAACTTAGCTCTTAGATTATTGGCTAACCTgtcaaaagaagtaaaagattTTGTAAGATTCCTATGTTCCTGCTTTCTCTGGTACAAATAGTAAATTCGAtccacttttaaagaaaagatttagaTTTGTAACAACCAAGACCACTAACCTAGAGCTCTGTATCTGTCTTTGTACCTCTGGTTCTTCAAAGattttgatgatgtcatcagTCTCTGCTTGAAGGCTCTTAAGCTTCGTCACCACCTCCTGGCGTTTCTCACGGAGAGCTATTAAGCATGATTTTGCTTAAGTTATTCTTATTAAGTTATAATGATTGATAATGctacaaaaacaataattgctaaaatgatgatgaacaaTGGTAACAATGATACTCATCATCTTATATCTTTTTAAGTGagctaaaaaagaaatcaatgaaaaactgctcttccttttttttatgcCACAGTTGGGAGATGAACACTTTTAGGACTAGATTATTCTTGGAGGGGTGtatcattttcaaaactttttaattGCTGGTTTTCTCACACAGATGATGACTGAGGGGTGCAGGCATAGAGTCACACAATGATAGaagtacagtgttccctcgctacttcgcggttcatatatcgcggattcactacttcgcggttttttttttgagtgaagtatcgatcgatacttccgcgcttctacaaaataccatagatatttcaacaggaaaaagacgaaaaatgaagctgtattagtatttctattaaaataccatggttattttgtagatagaaagaaagaaataattgtgtaacagaaatccattgctatgcgtaagcgacgagccatgattgttatctcccatctcgcagccagttcgcatcagttttttgggtttctctgagtaaagttataatttttttacactaatttgttattgtactgtattaataccatgattaatatattactttacactaacatgatattgttttacatgtatatattattattgcatgtatgtccctacttcgcggaaattcgtttatcgtggctgatcatagcacctatcccccgcgataaacgagggaacactgtagaCTGATTTGCtctgttggtttgttttactttttcaataTTAATTCCTAAGAAACACTCTGCAACTGCATTTAGAAGCATTCCCGAGCACAAAGATCCCTCtacaattaatttaattttaattccaTTTATGTGTAGAATAAGGGACATAACTATGGCTATGGTTCAGACACTGTTGGAATTTCTACAggcactgttttaaattttctagcCTTAGCCATTCCTTTTGAAACTGACCAGTCACAGATAAGAAATTTCACACTGATTCTCAGCAATAAAAATACTTGAGCTTTATTTGAGATCATTTCTGATGATAAAGCAGCTGTATTTGTTGATTATCCCACTATTGCATTTTGATTTCCAAAGTGGATTTTCAGCAAGATTTGTAGTGACAAAACTAAGTTTTGTATGGCAGCCTATTTCACAACAGCGGTTACTCTTCCAATTTATCTACTTTACTTGTACCTGTGATGACACAAATATCATTTTGGCATCAGTAACATCATTAAGCTTAACCAAGCATGAATGCATTTTGATAAAGTACACAAACTACTTAC
Coding sequences within:
- the LOC112574426 gene encoding eukaryotic translation initiation factor 3 subunit E-A-like; its protein translation is MAEFDLTPKLCQYLDRHLVFPLLEFLSVKELYDEKDMLLGKLELLSNTNMVDFAMDVHKNLYPDQRDPVSLREKRQEVVTKLKSLQAETDDIIKIFEEPEVQRQIQSSRDGRQLFDFLYKEYHFKQEMVDTLYNYAKFQYECGNYSGTAEYLYFVRVLLPPSDKNFMNACWGKLASEILMQSWEVALEDLNRVKDLIDNSGVNALEALQQRTWLIHWSLFVFFNHPKGRDLIIDLFLYQPNYLNAIQTMCPHILRYLTTAVITNKGRRQKVLKDLVKVIQQESYTYKDPITEFVMCLYVNFDFDGAQQKLRECETVLMNDFFLVACLEDFIENARLLIFETFCRIHECISINMLAEKLNMTPDEAERWIVNLIRNARLDAKIDSKLGHVVMGTQAVSPYQQVIEKTKNLSFRSQMLALNIEKRAGLHSKTDSQWGAQD